One region of Macadamia integrifolia cultivar HAES 741 chromosome 11, SCU_Mint_v3, whole genome shotgun sequence genomic DNA includes:
- the LOC122094239 gene encoding metacaspase-4, with protein sequence MTKKAVLIGCNYPGTKAELKGCINDVRRMYKCLIERYGFAEEDITVLIDTDDSYTQPTGKNIRRALANLIRSAEPGDYLFVHYSGHGTRLPAETGEDDDTGYDECIVPSDMNLITDDDFRDLVDKVPEGCRITIVSDSCHSGGLLDEAKEQIGESTKDASHESESGGFGFKQFLQRSVEDAFESRGIHIPSGDHHRHHHHHHGPDEDVDRSESELQYSESGHRIKNRSLPLSTLIEILKQKTGKEDIDVGKLRPTLFDIFGEDSSPKVKKFMNVIMNKLTHGGGGEGGNGSGGGGGFLGMVGSLAQDFLKQKLEENDEDYVKPAMETEVSSNHEAYAGARKRSLPDSGILISGCQTDQTSADATPSGNPKEAYGALSNAIQTIIVESDGAISNQELVSKARRILKSQGFTQRPGLYCSDYHVDAPFVA encoded by the exons ATGACGAAGAAGGCGGTTCTGATTGGATGCAATTACCCAGGAACGAAGGCGGAGCTGAAGGGATGCATCAACGATGTTCGACGTATGTACAAATGCCTCATCGAACGCTATGGATTCGCTGAAGAAGACATCACCGTCTTGATCGACACCGATGATTCCTACACTCAGCCCACCGGAAAGAACATCCGACGTGCTCTTGCCAATCTCATCCGCTCCGCCGAGCCTGGAGATTACCTCTTTGTTCACTACAGCGGCCACGGAACCCGTCTTCCTGCTGAGACAGGGGAGGATGATGACACCGGCTACGATGAATGCATTGTCCCTTCCGATATGAATCTCATCACAG ACGACGATTTCAGAGATTTAGTTGATAAAGTCCCAGAAGGATGTCGCATAACAATTGTGTCAGATTCGTGCCACAGCGGTGGCCTATTAGATGAGGCCAAGGAACAGATCGGGGAGAGCACCAAGGATGCCTCCCATGAATCAGAATCTGGTGGCTTTGGGTTCAAACAGTTCTTGCAGCGATCGGTTGAGGACGCATTTGAGTCCCGTGGAATTCATATCCCTTCAGGGGATCATCATcgccaccatcaccatcaccatggTCCCGATGAAGATGTTGATCGCAGTGAGAGCGAGCTACAATACTCTGAGAGTGGCCACCGTATCAAGAACCGGTCTCTTCCACTGTCGACTCTGATAGAGATACTGAAGCAGAAGACCGGTAAGGAAGACATCGATGTGGGGAAACTGCGGCCGACTCTGTTCGACATCTTCGGTGAGGATTCAAGTCCCAAGGTGAAGAAGTTCATGAATGTCATCATGAACAAGCTGACACAtggtggaggaggagaaggtggAAATGGCAGTGGCGGCGGTGGTGGGTTCCTGGGCATGGTTGGGAGTCTGGCGCAGGATTTCCTGAAGCAGAAACTGGAGGAAAACGATGAGGATTACGTGAAACCAGCAATGGAAACAGAGGTGTCTAGCAACCACGAAGCATACGCAGGAGCAAGAAAGCGTTCGCTTCCTGATAGTGGAATTCTGATTAGTGGGTGCCAGACTGACCAAACATCTGCGGATGCAACCCCTTCAGGGAATCCTAAAGAAGCATATGGTGCTCTCAGCAATGCAATCCAGACTATAATTGTTGAATCCGATGGAGCAATTAGCAACCAGGAGCTTGTGTCCAAGGCTAGAAGAATACTCAAGAGCCAGGGATTCACTCAACGACCCGGCCTCTACTGCAGTGATTATCATGTCGATGCTCCTTTTGTTGCTTGA